Proteins encoded in a region of the Tripterygium wilfordii isolate XIE 37 chromosome 21, ASM1340144v1, whole genome shotgun sequence genome:
- the LOC119990093 gene encoding uncharacterized protein LOC119990093 isoform X3: MSYPGSSSDLYRETEGAEYNDWEGYSTDDVLVYNPCNTGLDFAELQKDLTWQNQELNQSYQTSQNQSNHQPLQGLAPTEAGTSHSVRRCGGRNPSLPPLSKKEIDRRYRERCKESKKNMEWQLDQLGRQENTNLHNENRNLMMEKESINKSLQSAETETKDLNMEIRKLESNMTNQQVFVDSFLKKVQQDDVSNNENHQLEVKKLQNEIMVLRQINWDNWVMDKAQLVHNIGNLEHENKVLRLQGDVLCEKIHYDIDTKACKI; the protein is encoded by the exons ATGTCATACCCTGGTTCATCGTCAGATCTCTATAGAGAAACTGAAGGGGCAGAGTACAATGATTGGGAAGGTTATAGTACTGATGATGTTCTAGTCTATAATCCAT GTAATACCGGACTCGATTTTGCAGAATTGCAAAAGGATCTCACTTGGCAAAATCAAG AGTTAAATCAAAGTTATCAAACTTCACAAAATCAGTCGAATCACCAACCACTACAAGGATTAGCACCAACTGAAGCTGGGACGAGTCATTCAGTCCGCCGGTGCGGGGGTAGGAATCCATCTCTTCCACCTCTTTCCAAGAAAGAAATCGACAGACGATATCGAGAGAGATGCAAG GAAAGCAAAAAGAACATGGAATGGCAGTTGGATCAGCTTGGTCGTCAAGAAAATACAAATTTGCATAATGAGAATAGAAATTTGATGATGGAAAAAGAATCTATAAACAAGAGCTTGCAATCGGCAGAAACAGAGACAAAGGACCTGAACATGGAAATTCGCAAGTTGGAGAGTAACATGACCAACCAACAAGTTTTCGTTGATTCATTCTTAAAGAAAGTCCAA CAGGACGATGTGTCGAATAATGAGAATCACCAGCTTGAGGTCAAAAAGCTTCAGAATGAGATCATGGTATTAAGACAAATTAATTGGGACAATTGGGTTATGGACAAAGCAcaacttgtacataatattggGAATTTGGAGCATGAGAATAAGGTTCTCCGACTACAAGGTGATGTACTATGTGAGAAAATACACTATGATATTGACACGAAAGCATGTAAAATATGA
- the LOC119990093 gene encoding uncharacterized protein LOC119990093 isoform X2 produces MSYPGSSSDLYRETEGAEYNDWEGYSTDDVLVYNPLFVAGNTGLDFAELQKDLTWQNQELNQSYQTSQNQSNHQPLQGLAPTEAGTSHSVRRCGGRNPSLPPLSKKEIDRRYRERCKESKKNMEWQLDQLGRQENTNLHNENRNLMMEKESINKSLQSAETETKDLNMEIRKLESNMTNQQVFVDSFLKKVQDDVSNNENHQLEVKKLQNEIMVLRQINWDNWVMDKAQLVHNIGNLEHENKVLRLQGDVLCEKIHYDIDTKACKI; encoded by the exons ATGTCATACCCTGGTTCATCGTCAGATCTCTATAGAGAAACTGAAGGGGCAGAGTACAATGATTGGGAAGGTTATAGTACTGATGATGTTCTAGTCTATAATCCAT TGTTTGTTGCAGGTAATACCGGACTCGATTTTGCAGAATTGCAAAAGGATCTCACTTGGCAAAATCAAG AGTTAAATCAAAGTTATCAAACTTCACAAAATCAGTCGAATCACCAACCACTACAAGGATTAGCACCAACTGAAGCTGGGACGAGTCATTCAGTCCGCCGGTGCGGGGGTAGGAATCCATCTCTTCCACCTCTTTCCAAGAAAGAAATCGACAGACGATATCGAGAGAGATGCAAG GAAAGCAAAAAGAACATGGAATGGCAGTTGGATCAGCTTGGTCGTCAAGAAAATACAAATTTGCATAATGAGAATAGAAATTTGATGATGGAAAAAGAATCTATAAACAAGAGCTTGCAATCGGCAGAAACAGAGACAAAGGACCTGAACATGGAAATTCGCAAGTTGGAGAGTAACATGACCAACCAACAAGTTTTCGTTGATTCATTCTTAAAGAAAGTCCAA GACGATGTGTCGAATAATGAGAATCACCAGCTTGAGGTCAAAAAGCTTCAGAATGAGATCATGGTATTAAGACAAATTAATTGGGACAATTGGGTTATGGACAAAGCAcaacttgtacataatattggGAATTTGGAGCATGAGAATAAGGTTCTCCGACTACAAGGTGATGTACTATGTGAGAAAATACACTATGATATTGACACGAAAGCATGTAAAATATGA
- the LOC119990093 gene encoding uncharacterized protein LOC119990093 isoform X1: MSYPGSSSDLYRETEGAEYNDWEGYSTDDVLVYNPLFVAGNTGLDFAELQKDLTWQNQELNQSYQTSQNQSNHQPLQGLAPTEAGTSHSVRRCGGRNPSLPPLSKKEIDRRYRERCKESKKNMEWQLDQLGRQENTNLHNENRNLMMEKESINKSLQSAETETKDLNMEIRKLESNMTNQQVFVDSFLKKVQQDDVSNNENHQLEVKKLQNEIMVLRQINWDNWVMDKAQLVHNIGNLEHENKVLRLQGDVLCEKIHYDIDTKACKI; encoded by the exons ATGTCATACCCTGGTTCATCGTCAGATCTCTATAGAGAAACTGAAGGGGCAGAGTACAATGATTGGGAAGGTTATAGTACTGATGATGTTCTAGTCTATAATCCAT TGTTTGTTGCAGGTAATACCGGACTCGATTTTGCAGAATTGCAAAAGGATCTCACTTGGCAAAATCAAG AGTTAAATCAAAGTTATCAAACTTCACAAAATCAGTCGAATCACCAACCACTACAAGGATTAGCACCAACTGAAGCTGGGACGAGTCATTCAGTCCGCCGGTGCGGGGGTAGGAATCCATCTCTTCCACCTCTTTCCAAGAAAGAAATCGACAGACGATATCGAGAGAGATGCAAG GAAAGCAAAAAGAACATGGAATGGCAGTTGGATCAGCTTGGTCGTCAAGAAAATACAAATTTGCATAATGAGAATAGAAATTTGATGATGGAAAAAGAATCTATAAACAAGAGCTTGCAATCGGCAGAAACAGAGACAAAGGACCTGAACATGGAAATTCGCAAGTTGGAGAGTAACATGACCAACCAACAAGTTTTCGTTGATTCATTCTTAAAGAAAGTCCAA CAGGACGATGTGTCGAATAATGAGAATCACCAGCTTGAGGTCAAAAAGCTTCAGAATGAGATCATGGTATTAAGACAAATTAATTGGGACAATTGGGTTATGGACAAAGCAcaacttgtacataatattggGAATTTGGAGCATGAGAATAAGGTTCTCCGACTACAAGGTGATGTACTATGTGAGAAAATACACTATGATATTGACACGAAAGCATGTAAAATATGA